One region of Qipengyuania gaetbuli genomic DNA includes:
- a CDS encoding FMN-dependent NADH-azoreductase has protein sequence MSTILHITASIRDGDSVSRSLGGKLVGGLAAKQGASVVTRDLSQNDLPFIDAERFAANLAPYADRSPEQHELAKVADELIEELKAADTLVFSVPIYNFSVPATVKAWADLVARAGTTFQYTANGPEGLLTGKKAYITAASGGTPVGSAMDFMTPWLTFFLGFLGIKDVEIVAADGIMGEGGEEKIAEAHQQVEQLAA, from the coding sequence ATGAGCACCATCCTTCACATCACCGCCAGCATCCGTGACGGCGATTCCGTATCGCGCAGCCTTGGCGGCAAGCTCGTTGGAGGCCTCGCCGCGAAGCAGGGCGCAAGCGTCGTCACCCGCGACTTGTCGCAGAACGACCTGCCCTTCATCGACGCCGAGCGGTTCGCCGCCAACCTCGCGCCCTATGCCGACCGCTCGCCCGAGCAGCATGAGCTGGCAAAGGTCGCCGACGAGCTGATCGAGGAACTCAAGGCGGCCGATACACTGGTCTTCAGCGTGCCGATCTACAACTTCTCGGTCCCCGCGACGGTCAAGGCCTGGGCCGACCTCGTCGCGCGTGCCGGCACGACCTTCCAGTACACCGCCAATGGTCCCGAGGGCCTGCTGACGGGCAAGAAGGCCTACATCACCGCCGCTTCGGGCGGCACGCCGGTCGGCAGCGCGATGGACTTCATGACGCCGTGGCTGACCTTCTTCCTCGGCTTCCTCGGCATCAAGGACGTGGAAATCGTCGCTGCCGACGGCATCATGGGTGAAGGCGGCGAAGAAAAGATCGCCGAGGCACACCAGCAGGTTGAACAGCTGGCCGCCTGA
- a CDS encoding branched-chain amino acid aminotransferase has protein sequence MDFEHIPHPAPVPGETRQQALLDPGFGKLFTDHMVVIDYDADKGGWHKATLGPREPISLDPAAAVLHYAQEIFEGMKAYKQGDDSLALFRPEQNARRFNDSARRMAMPELPEELFLESIRQLVAIDRDWVPTIPDGALYLRPFMFASEAFLGVRPARQYKYILIASPVGGYFKGGAKAVKIWVSRNYTRAAPGGTGAAKTGGNYAASLVPQAEGIEHGCDQVVFLDAVEKKWIEELGGMNLFFVFDDGSVITPPLTGTILPGITRDSLIQLLREEGLTVREEPYSIDQWRADATSGRLLETMACGTAAVVTPVGTVLGPDGEFHIGSGGTGQITNKIREKLVGIQKGAVPDTHGWTVKL, from the coding sequence ATGGATTTCGAGCACATCCCCCACCCCGCCCCGGTTCCCGGCGAAACGCGCCAGCAGGCCCTTCTCGACCCCGGCTTCGGCAAGCTCTTCACCGACCATATGGTCGTGATCGACTATGATGCCGACAAGGGCGGGTGGCACAAGGCGACGCTGGGCCCGCGCGAGCCGATCAGCCTCGATCCCGCCGCAGCCGTGCTTCACTATGCGCAGGAAATCTTCGAGGGGATGAAAGCCTACAAGCAGGGCGACGACAGCCTTGCCCTGTTCCGCCCCGAGCAGAATGCCCGCCGCTTCAACGACAGCGCCCGGCGCATGGCCATGCCCGAACTGCCGGAGGAACTGTTCCTCGAATCGATCCGCCAGCTGGTCGCGATAGACCGCGACTGGGTACCGACCATTCCCGACGGCGCGCTGTACCTGCGGCCCTTCATGTTTGCCTCGGAAGCGTTCCTCGGCGTGCGTCCGGCCCGCCAGTACAAGTACATCCTGATCGCTTCGCCGGTCGGCGGCTATTTCAAGGGCGGCGCGAAGGCGGTGAAGATCTGGGTCAGCCGCAACTATACCCGCGCGGCCCCCGGCGGCACCGGCGCGGCCAAGACCGGCGGCAATTACGCTGCCAGCCTGGTGCCGCAGGCCGAAGGTATCGAACACGGCTGCGACCAAGTCGTGTTCCTCGATGCGGTCGAAAAGAAATGGATCGAGGAACTGGGCGGCATGAACCTGTTCTTCGTCTTCGACGACGGCAGCGTGATCACCCCGCCGCTCACCGGCACGATCCTGCCGGGCATCACCCGTGACAGCCTGATCCAGCTGCTGCGCGAGGAAGGCCTCACCGTGCGCGAGGAGCCTTACAGCATCGACCAGTGGCGCGCCGATGCCACCTCGGGTCGCCTGCTGGAGACAATGGCCTGCGGTACCGCAGCGGTGGTCACACCGGTCGGCACGGTGCTCGGCCCCGACGGCGAATTCCACATCGGCAGCGGCGGCACGGGCCAGATCACCAACAAGATCCGCGAAAAGCTGGTCGGCATCCAGAAGGGCGCCGTTCCCGATACTCACGGCTGGACCGTGAAGCTCTAA
- a CDS encoding acyl-CoA carboxylase subunit beta: protein MSANIAEMERRRAAAELGGGQKRIDAQHAKGKLTARERLDVLLDEGSFEELDRYVEHDCVDFGMDQQRIPGDGVVTGSGTINGRLVYVFSQDFTVFGGSLSKRHAEKICKVMDTAMKVGAPVIGLNDSGGARIQEGVASLGGYAEVFQRNVLASGVVPQISLIMGPCAGGAVYSPAMTDFIFMVEDSSYMFVTGPDVVKTVTNEVVTQEELGGAKTHTTKTSVADNSFENDIETLLATRDFFDYLPLSNREDVPERPTSDAWDREEPSLDTLIPDNANQPYDMHEVIRKTLDEGDFFEIQPNHAANIICGFGRVEGRTVGVVANQPMVLAGVLDINSSKKAARFVRFCDAFEIPILTFVDVPGFLPGTAQEHNGIIKHGAKLLFAYAEATVPKITVITRKAYGGAYDVMASKHLRGDLNYAWPTAEIAVMGAKGAVEIIFRQDRDDPEKIAEKTKEYEDRFANPFVAAQRGYIDEVIYPHSTRRRIALGLRKLRGKQLENPWKKHDNIPL, encoded by the coding sequence ATGTCCGCCAATATCGCCGAAATGGAACGCCGCCGTGCCGCTGCAGAGCTGGGCGGCGGGCAGAAGCGCATCGACGCGCAGCACGCCAAGGGCAAGCTGACCGCGCGTGAGCGCCTCGACGTGCTGCTGGACGAAGGCAGCTTCGAGGAACTGGACCGCTACGTCGAACATGACTGCGTCGATTTCGGCATGGACCAGCAGCGCATCCCGGGCGATGGCGTGGTCACCGGATCGGGCACGATCAACGGTCGCCTGGTCTATGTTTTCTCCCAGGATTTCACGGTCTTCGGCGGCTCTCTTTCCAAGCGCCATGCAGAGAAGATCTGCAAGGTGATGGACACCGCGATGAAGGTCGGCGCACCGGTCATCGGCCTCAACGATTCGGGCGGCGCGCGCATCCAGGAAGGCGTGGCATCGCTCGGCGGCTATGCCGAGGTGTTCCAGCGCAACGTGCTCGCGAGCGGCGTTGTGCCGCAGATCAGCCTCATCATGGGACCGTGTGCGGGCGGGGCGGTTTACAGCCCTGCGATGACCGACTTCATCTTCATGGTGGAGGATTCAAGCTACATGTTCGTCACCGGCCCCGACGTGGTGAAGACGGTGACGAACGAAGTCGTCACGCAGGAGGAACTGGGCGGTGCGAAGACGCACACCACCAAGACCAGCGTCGCCGACAACAGCTTCGAGAACGACATCGAGACGCTGCTCGCGACGCGCGATTTCTTCGACTACCTGCCGCTGTCGAACCGCGAGGACGTGCCCGAGCGTCCGACCTCGGACGCATGGGACCGTGAGGAGCCGAGCCTCGACACGCTGATCCCTGACAACGCCAACCAGCCCTATGACATGCACGAAGTCATCCGGAAGACGCTGGACGAGGGCGATTTCTTCGAGATCCAGCCGAACCACGCCGCGAACATCATCTGCGGCTTCGGCCGCGTGGAAGGGCGCACGGTGGGCGTGGTCGCGAACCAGCCGATGGTGCTCGCCGGTGTGCTCGACATCAATTCGTCGAAGAAAGCCGCGCGCTTCGTGCGCTTCTGCGATGCCTTCGAAATCCCGATCCTGACCTTCGTCGACGTGCCCGGCTTCCTTCCCGGCACGGCGCAGGAGCATAATGGCATCATCAAGCACGGCGCGAAGCTGCTCTTCGCCTATGCCGAGGCGACCGTGCCCAAGATCACCGTCATCACCCGCAAGGCTTATGGCGGCGCCTATGACGTGATGGCGTCCAAGCACTTGCGCGGCGACCTCAACTACGCCTGGCCGACCGCCGAAATCGCCGTGATGGGCGCGAAAGGCGCGGTGGAGATCATTTTCCGCCAGGACCGCGACGATCCGGAAAAGATCGCCGAGAAAACGAAGGAATACGAAGACCGCTTCGCCAACCCCTTCGTGGCAGCGCAGCGCGGCTATATCGACGAGGTGATCTACCCGCACTCGACGCGGCGGCGCATCGCGCTGGGGCTAAGGAAGCTGCGCGGAAAGCAGCTCGAGAACCCGTGGAAGAAGCATGATAATATTCCGCTATGA
- a CDS encoding heme-dependent oxidative N-demethylase family protein: MTLGFSVDDLLPRARGGGVLKMGLAKMDEDEWLQPDPDLAAREAGFAAYPQGIQISPEGEAPGAELAAMLDLSGGLPEAARTHHEDMCLLTLREGDDQYRLVGAAVAWPSDWTPADKMGLPLRALHAPIQGYEEQLASGVDHFMAKLKAGAIYGRCNWFIAATGERRWVAQPPAQAFAHVTPDNAGETLFVRSERQTLRRLPETGAILFTIGIYVSPLGELSRDNVERLAGAMRTLLDGEGDRRGAGAYADALVAYSEKSS; the protein is encoded by the coding sequence GTGACCCTCGGCTTCTCCGTCGACGACCTGCTGCCCCGCGCACGCGGTGGCGGCGTGCTGAAGATGGGGCTCGCCAAGATGGACGAGGACGAGTGGCTCCAGCCCGATCCCGACCTCGCCGCACGCGAGGCTGGGTTTGCAGCCTATCCGCAAGGCATCCAGATTTCGCCGGAGGGCGAGGCACCGGGGGCGGAGCTTGCCGCCATGCTCGACCTGTCGGGCGGGCTGCCGGAAGCGGCCCGCACGCATCACGAGGACATGTGCCTGCTCACCCTTCGCGAAGGCGACGACCAGTACCGCCTCGTCGGTGCGGCGGTCGCATGGCCGTCCGACTGGACACCGGCGGACAAGATGGGGCTGCCCTTGCGCGCACTCCACGCGCCGATCCAGGGATACGAGGAGCAGCTCGCCAGCGGGGTCGATCATTTCATGGCCAAGCTGAAGGCAGGCGCGATCTACGGGCGCTGCAACTGGTTCATCGCTGCCACGGGCGAGCGGCGCTGGGTGGCGCAGCCGCCGGCTCAGGCCTTTGCCCATGTGACGCCTGACAACGCGGGCGAGACGCTGTTCGTGCGCTCCGAACGCCAGACGCTGCGCCGCCTGCCCGAAACCGGCGCGATCCTCTTCACCATCGGCATCTACGTCTCGCCGCTGGGCGAATTGTCGCGCGATAATGTCGAGCGGCTGGCGGGCGCGATGCGCACCCTGCTGGACGGCGAGGGCGACCGCCGCGGCGCCGGTGCCTATGCCGACGCGCTGGTCGCCTATTCGGAAAAATCCAGCTGA
- the scpA gene encoding methylmalonyl-CoA mutase, with translation MTDTPSYDDWKPLADKEVKGRDLTWHTPEGIAVKPLYTSADTADLAPGVPGIAPFTRGPYASMYTGRPWTIRQYAGFSTAEESNAFYRRNLAAGQKGLSVAFDLATHRGYDSDHPRVVGDVGKAGVAIDTVRDMEILFDQIPLDEMSVSMTMNGAVIPVMAFYIVAAERQGVSQDKLAGTIQNDILKEFMVRNTYIYPPEPSMRIVSDIIAYTSANMPKFNSISISGYHMHEAGATAVQELAFTIADGKEYAKRAMEAGLDIDAFAPRLSFFWGIGMNFFMEIAKMRAARALWHDVMEGLGAQNPKSKMLRTHCQTSGVSLQEQDPYNNVIRTTIEAMAAVLGGTQSLHTNALDEAIALPTDFSARIARNTQLVIQEETGVTKVADPLGGSYYIENLTAALIEEARKLLDEVEAAGGMTEYVASGKPKAQIEMAAAAKQASVDKGETVIVGVNKYRLPEEADIETLDIDNHAVRESQIARLKTVREGRDEFACKAALDALARGAAQKEGNLLALAVEAARHDATLGEISQAMEDAYGRYDTMPRPVRGVYSEAYSDDARYRQVIEGVKAVERRLGRAPRLMVAKMGQDGHDRGANVIASAFSDMGFEVVSGPLFQTPEETRDMALENDVDAIGASSLAAGHKTLIPELITLLKEAGRSDIKVIAGGVIPQKDYDFLKRAGVQGIYGPGSNVVECAADVLRLLGHNMPPAGEDLDEAAE, from the coding sequence ATGACCGACACGCCTAGCTATGACGACTGGAAGCCCCTTGCCGACAAGGAGGTGAAGGGCCGCGACCTGACTTGGCACACACCCGAGGGCATCGCGGTGAAGCCGCTCTACACCAGCGCAGACACCGCCGACCTCGCCCCCGGCGTCCCCGGCATCGCGCCGTTCACGCGCGGGCCCTACGCCTCGATGTACACCGGCCGTCCGTGGACCATCCGCCAGTATGCGGGCTTCTCGACTGCCGAGGAATCGAATGCCTTCTATCGCCGCAACCTTGCCGCCGGGCAGAAGGGTCTGTCGGTCGCCTTCGACCTCGCCACACACCGCGGCTACGACAGCGACCACCCGCGCGTGGTCGGCGATGTCGGCAAGGCGGGCGTCGCCATCGACACCGTGCGCGACATGGAAATCCTGTTCGACCAGATCCCGCTCGACGAGATGAGCGTGTCGATGACGATGAACGGCGCGGTGATCCCGGTCATGGCCTTCTACATCGTCGCGGCGGAGCGGCAGGGCGTCTCTCAGGACAAGCTCGCTGGGACCATCCAGAACGACATCCTCAAGGAGTTCATGGTCCGCAACACCTATATCTACCCGCCCGAGCCGAGCATGCGGATCGTTTCGGACATCATCGCATATACCTCGGCCAACATGCCGAAATTCAACAGCATTTCGATCTCGGGCTATCACATGCACGAGGCCGGGGCGACGGCGGTGCAGGAACTCGCCTTCACCATCGCCGACGGCAAGGAATACGCCAAGCGCGCGATGGAAGCGGGCCTCGATATCGACGCCTTCGCGCCGCGCCTGTCCTTCTTCTGGGGCATCGGCATGAACTTCTTCATGGAGATCGCCAAGATGCGCGCCGCACGCGCGCTGTGGCACGACGTAATGGAAGGGCTGGGTGCGCAGAACCCCAAGTCGAAGATGCTGCGCACCCACTGCCAGACCAGTGGCGTGAGCTTGCAGGAACAGGACCCCTACAACAACGTCATCCGCACCACGATCGAGGCGATGGCGGCGGTGCTGGGCGGCACGCAGTCGCTCCACACCAACGCGCTCGACGAGGCGATTGCCCTCCCGACCGACTTCTCCGCCCGCATCGCGCGCAACACGCAGCTGGTGATCCAGGAAGAGACGGGCGTCACCAAGGTCGCCGATCCGCTGGGCGGCAGCTATTATATCGAGAACCTGACCGCCGCGCTGATCGAAGAAGCGCGCAAGCTGCTCGACGAGGTCGAGGCGGCAGGCGGCATGACCGAATACGTCGCCAGCGGCAAACCCAAGGCGCAGATCGAAATGGCCGCTGCGGCCAAGCAGGCCAGCGTCGACAAGGGCGAAACCGTGATCGTCGGCGTTAACAAGTACCGCCTGCCGGAAGAGGCCGATATCGAGACGCTCGACATCGACAACCACGCCGTGCGCGAAAGCCAAATCGCCCGCCTCAAGACCGTGCGCGAGGGCCGCGACGAGTTCGCCTGCAAGGCCGCGCTCGATGCGCTCGCACGCGGGGCGGCGCAGAAGGAAGGCAACCTCCTCGCCCTCGCGGTCGAAGCGGCTCGCCACGATGCGACGCTGGGCGAAATCAGCCAGGCGATGGAAGACGCCTATGGCCGCTACGACACCATGCCGCGTCCGGTGCGCGGCGTGTATTCGGAAGCCTATTCGGACGACGCACGCTACCGGCAGGTGATCGAAGGCGTGAAGGCGGTCGAGCGCCGCCTTGGCCGTGCGCCGCGCCTGATGGTAGCCAAGATGGGTCAGGACGGCCACGATCGCGGCGCCAACGTGATCGCCTCTGCATTTTCCGACATGGGGTTCGAGGTCGTTTCCGGCCCGCTGTTCCAGACGCCGGAGGAAACGCGCGACATGGCGCTCGAAAACGATGTCGATGCCATTGGCGCGAGTAGCCTTGCGGCAGGTCACAAGACCCTCATTCCCGAACTCATCACCCTGCTGAAGGAAGCGGGCCGCAGCGACATCAAGGTGATCGCCGGCGGCGTGATCCCGCAAAAGGACTACGACTTCCTCAAGCGCGCAGGCGTGCAGGGCATTTACGGCCCGGGCAGCAACGTGGTCGAGTGCGCGGCGGACGTACTGCGCCTGCTCGGCCACAATATGCCGCCTGCCGGAGAGGATCTGGACGAGGCGGCGGAGTGA
- a CDS encoding pirin family protein: MIELRPFNTLGAANHGWLDAHHHFSFASYHDPSRVNWGALRVWNDDKIAPKSGFPTHPHQDMEIITYVRSGAITHRDSMGNEGRTEAGDVQVMSAGRGVAHSEFNLEDEETTLFQIWIIPSERGGDPSWGARQFPKDDRAGQFVPLASGAANDDDALRIRTDARVLGATVKAGESVTYTPAQADRHLYLVPATGSIRVGNIEAKARDGIAITKEDSITITALEDSELVLVDAA; encoded by the coding sequence ATGATCGAACTACGGCCCTTCAATACGCTCGGCGCGGCCAACCACGGCTGGCTCGATGCGCACCACCACTTTTCCTTCGCCAGTTACCACGACCCCTCGCGCGTCAACTGGGGCGCCCTGCGCGTCTGGAACGACGACAAGATCGCTCCGAAGAGCGGATTCCCGACCCACCCGCACCAGGACATGGAAATTATCACCTATGTGCGCAGCGGCGCGATCACCCATCGCGACAGCATGGGCAACGAAGGCCGCACCGAGGCAGGCGACGTCCAAGTGATGAGCGCGGGACGCGGCGTGGCCCATTCCGAGTTCAATCTCGAAGACGAGGAAACCACGTTGTTCCAGATCTGGATCATCCCGTCCGAACGCGGCGGCGATCCCAGCTGGGGCGCACGGCAGTTCCCCAAGGACGACCGTGCCGGCCAGTTCGTGCCGCTCGCCAGCGGCGCTGCCAACGATGACGATGCGCTGCGCATCCGCACCGATGCCCGCGTGCTGGGTGCCACGGTCAAGGCAGGCGAAAGCGTGACCTACACGCCTGCCCAGGCCGACCGGCACCTCTACCTCGTGCCCGCCACCGGCAGCATCCGCGTGGGCAATATCGAGGCGAAGGCCCGCGACGGCATCGCCATCACCAAGGAAGACAGCATCACCATCACCGCGCTTGAGGACAGCGAACTCGTCCTCGTCGACGCAGCCTGA
- the bioB gene encoding biotin synthase BioB, whose protein sequence is MTKIRTDWTREEIAGLFDLPFTELLFRAATVHREFHPPEQVQLCTLLSIKTGGCPEDCGYCSQSVKADSGVEATKLMEVQSVLQRAAQAKDAGSQRFCMGAAWRNPKDRDMPAIVEIVKGVSAMGLETCMTLGMLTPKQANMLKEAGLDYYNHNVDTGPEYYERVISTRNYHDRLDTLQNVRDAGINVCSGGIVGMGETREDRVGFVHTLATLERHPESVPVNALVPVKGTVLGDMLADTPLAKIDDIEFVRTVAVARITMPMSMVRLSAGRESMSEATQALCFMAGANSIFTGDKLLTAPNAGDDSDAALFAKLGLTALKQEEPMRACKVMEPAE, encoded by the coding sequence TTGACCAAAATCCGTACCGACTGGACCCGCGAGGAGATCGCGGGGCTGTTCGACCTGCCCTTTACCGAACTGCTCTTCCGGGCGGCCACCGTCCACCGCGAGTTCCATCCGCCCGAGCAGGTCCAGCTCTGCACGCTGCTGTCGATCAAGACCGGCGGGTGTCCGGAGGATTGCGGCTATTGCTCGCAGTCGGTCAAGGCCGATAGCGGGGTCGAGGCGACCAAGCTGATGGAGGTGCAATCGGTCCTCCAGCGCGCGGCGCAGGCCAAGGATGCAGGCAGCCAGCGCTTCTGCATGGGCGCGGCGTGGCGCAATCCCAAGGACCGCGACATGCCCGCCATCGTCGAGATCGTGAAGGGCGTCTCCGCCATGGGTCTGGAGACCTGCATGACGCTGGGCATGCTGACGCCGAAACAGGCGAACATGCTGAAGGAAGCGGGCCTCGATTACTACAACCACAATGTCGATACCGGGCCGGAATATTACGAGCGGGTGATCTCGACCCGCAATTACCATGACCGGCTCGACACGCTGCAGAATGTTCGCGATGCGGGCATCAATGTGTGCAGCGGCGGGATCGTTGGCATGGGCGAGACGCGCGAGGACAGGGTGGGCTTCGTCCACACGCTCGCCACGCTGGAACGCCATCCCGAAAGCGTCCCGGTCAATGCGCTCGTGCCGGTCAAGGGCACGGTGCTGGGCGACATGCTGGCCGACACCCCGCTCGCCAAGATCGACGATATCGAGTTCGTGCGCACCGTGGCAGTTGCGCGTATAACCATGCCCATGTCGATGGTCCGCCTTTCCGCCGGTCGCGAAAGCATGAGCGAAGCGACGCAGGCTCTCTGCTTCATGGCGGGCGCCAACTCGATCTTCACCGGCGACAAGCTGCTGACCGCACCCAATGCGGGCGACGACAGCGATGCGGCGCTCTTCGCCAAGCTGGGCCTTACGGCGCTCAAGCAGGAAGAGCCGATGCGCGCCTGCAAGGTCATGGAGCCTGCCGAGTGA
- a CDS encoding TlyA family RNA methyltransferase has protein sequence MLVDRGLVESRTRAQALVMAGLVFSGEQKMAKPGQQLPEDASLDVRGRDHPWVSRGGIKLAHAIEHFGLDPRGVTAMDIGSSTGGFTDVLLQGGAEHVFAVDSGTNQLAWKLRQDERVTVLEQTSARILTPEMIDRPVSWVVCDASFISLAKVLERPFELAERDCRLVALIKPQFEVGREEVGKKGVVSDPALHARVCEEVRTWAEGLGFTVQGIVESPITGPEGNVEFLISAHRTA, from the coding sequence ATGCTGGTGGACCGCGGGCTGGTGGAAAGCCGCACGCGGGCGCAGGCGCTGGTGATGGCGGGGCTGGTCTTTTCCGGCGAGCAGAAGATGGCCAAGCCCGGCCAGCAATTGCCCGAAGACGCGTCGCTCGACGTACGCGGACGCGATCATCCCTGGGTCAGCCGCGGCGGCATCAAGCTCGCCCATGCGATCGAGCATTTCGGGCTCGATCCGCGCGGCGTCACGGCAATGGATATCGGTTCGTCCACCGGCGGCTTCACAGACGTATTGCTGCAGGGCGGGGCGGAGCATGTTTTCGCCGTCGACAGCGGTACCAACCAGCTGGCGTGGAAACTGCGGCAGGACGAGCGCGTCACCGTGCTCGAACAGACCAGCGCGCGTATCCTGACGCCGGAGATGATCGACCGGCCCGTCTCGTGGGTCGTGTGCGATGCGAGCTTCATTAGCCTCGCCAAGGTGCTGGAACGCCCGTTCGAACTGGCGGAGCGCGATTGCCGCCTCGTCGCCCTCATCAAGCCGCAGTTCGAGGTCGGGCGCGAGGAGGTGGGCAAGAAAGGCGTGGTCAGCGATCCTGCCCTCCACGCCCGCGTGTGCGAGGAAGTGCGGACATGGGCCGAAGGGCTTGGCTTCACGGTCCAGGGCATTGTCGAAAGCCCGATCACCGGCCCCGAAGGCAATGTGGAATTCCTGATTAGCGCGCACAGGACCGCCTGA
- a CDS encoding LysR family transcriptional regulator, with protein sequence MKLGEPSLDQLRIFLAVAEEGSFGAAARRIGRAVSAVSYGIAQMESQLGVTLFDREGSRRPVLTEEGRGLLAEAKGIADGIDTLLAKTRSLHAGLESEVSLVVDVMLPGEVTASVLREFRAMFPTVALRLQVEALGAVAACLLDGGADLAVGGPVLADHPELERQAIGEVELVPVAAPEHPLARKGVGPGESRKHLQLVLSDRSPLTEGREFSVLSPQSWRLADLGAKHALLKEGIGWGNMPRHTVSADIAEGRLCLLDLPEKPGANYTLSALWRRDARPGPATSWLIDAMRDRLGDCSAVEPSVAARG encoded by the coding sequence ATGAAGTTGGGCGAACCGAGCCTCGACCAATTGCGCATCTTCCTCGCCGTGGCGGAGGAAGGCAGCTTCGGCGCGGCCGCGCGGCGCATAGGGCGGGCGGTTTCCGCCGTCAGTTATGGTATCGCGCAAATGGAGTCGCAGCTCGGCGTCACCCTGTTTGATCGCGAAGGATCGCGCCGGCCCGTGCTGACCGAAGAGGGTCGCGGCCTGCTTGCCGAGGCCAAGGGCATCGCCGACGGGATCGATACCTTGCTGGCCAAGACGCGCAGCCTCCACGCGGGACTCGAAAGCGAGGTCTCGCTGGTGGTCGACGTGATGCTGCCGGGCGAGGTCACTGCCAGCGTGCTGCGCGAATTCCGCGCGATGTTTCCCACCGTCGCCTTGCGCTTGCAGGTCGAGGCGCTGGGGGCGGTGGCGGCCTGCCTGCTCGATGGCGGCGCGGACCTTGCCGTCGGCGGGCCGGTGCTGGCGGACCATCCCGAGCTGGAACGGCAGGCGATCGGTGAGGTCGAGCTGGTGCCCGTGGCCGCCCCTGAGCACCCGCTCGCCCGCAAAGGAGTTGGGCCGGGCGAAAGCCGCAAACACCTGCAGCTCGTCCTGTCCGACAGGTCGCCGCTGACGGAGGGACGCGAGTTCTCGGTCCTGTCACCGCAAAGCTGGCGGCTGGCCGATCTCGGCGCCAAGCACGCGCTGCTTAAGGAGGGCATCGGCTGGGGCAACATGCCGCGCCACACGGTGAGCGCGGATATCGCCGAAGGCCGGCTATGTCTGCTCGACCTGCCCGAAAAGCCCGGCGCGAACTACACACTCAGCGCTCTATGGCGCCGCGATGCGCGCCCGGGGCCTGCGACGAGCTGGTTGATCGATGCGATGCGCGACCGGCTGGGCGATTGCAGCGCGGTCGAGCCGTCTGTTGCCGCGAGGGGTTAG
- the mce gene encoding methylmalonyl-CoA epimerase: MKLGRLNHIGVATPSIEESVRYYRDAMGATSFHKPFDLEAQGVKVCFVDTPGLNGTHGTQIELIEPLSADSPIARFLEKNPAGGQHHLCYEVEDIEEARSWFEGLGKRILGPTRIGAHGTPIFFLHPKDMMGQLTEIMETPKDNAHWSN; this comes from the coding sequence ATGAAACTCGGCCGTCTCAACCACATCGGCGTCGCCACGCCCTCGATCGAGGAATCGGTTCGCTATTACCGCGACGCCATGGGCGCGACCTCGTTCCACAAGCCCTTTGATCTGGAGGCGCAGGGGGTGAAGGTCTGCTTCGTCGACACGCCCGGCCTGAACGGCACCCACGGCACCCAGATTGAGCTGATCGAGCCGCTCAGCGCTGACAGCCCCATCGCCAGGTTCCTCGAGAAGAACCCCGCCGGCGGGCAGCACCACCTGTGCTACGAGGTCGAGGATATCGAGGAGGCGCGTAGCTGGTTCGAAGGGCTGGGCAAGCGCATCCTCGGCCCCACGCGCATCGGCGCCCACGGCACGCCGATCTTCTTCCTCCACCCCAAGGACATGATGGGCCAACTGACCGAGATCATGGAAACGCCCAAAGACAATGCGCACTGGTCGAACTGA